GTTCACCTGTTCCGTCTGCTTCCTGGTACACCACCGCAGCAGGCTCGCCGAGGACAACGGCGGCCGGCTGATCTGCCGCGACTGCGCCTGACCTGGGGATTCGAGGGGAACCACGGGGAACACGGGGACGCACGGCCGCGGCGCGCACCAGAGCCGGGGAACAGAGGGGTCGGCCTTCGGGCCGGCCCCTTTCCCGTGCGCTCGGAAACCGTACGTCCGGTCCGCCGCGAACGACGACTTGACGGAATCCAAGTCCGTGCGCAGCTCTTCCCGGACTTCCGGCAGGTCCGCGGTGGGAGTCAGGCGCCGCGCAGCAGTTCGGCGACCTTCTCCGGCTTGCGGGTGCTGAACAGCCAGTACGGCGTCGGGTCGGCCGGGTCGGTCAGGGTCAGCCGGATCGCCGGCCCCACCCAGCCGCGGTGCACCACGAACGCGGCCGGGTCGCCGTCGCGGCCCAGCGCGTGCCGCTTCGCGTCGCCCTGGACGATCTTGATCTCGCCGACGTAGCGCAACGGCAGGTGCGCGTCGCCGACCCACAGCTCCGGCTCGTCCCCGCCGGTGATCCGGACCCGGGCGCGGCCGAGCGACAGCAGCAAGGCGGCCATCACCGGCACCGCGATGCCCAGCGGGATCCACATCGGGATCGACGGATAGCCGAGGTGGACCTCGACGCCGAGCAGAATGGCCCCGGCCATCGGCAGGATCCAGCCCCACCACGGCAGGTACAGCCGTTCGGAGTGTGCGACGACGCCCGTCGCGGCGGTGTTCACGCGGTCAGCCACGGGACAAGGGTAGTCTCGCCGCCCGTGTCCAGCGTTCAGGTCCTCCTTCAGCGGCTCGACCCCGGCGTCCCGCCGCCCGCCTACGCCCGGCCCGGCGACGCCGGGGCCGATCTCGTCACCACCTCGGATATCGTGCTCGGACCCGGCGAACGCGGGGTCGTCGGCACCGGGGTCGCGATCGCGCTGCCGCCCGGGTACGCCGGGTTCGTGCACCCGCGCTCCGGGCTCGCGGCTCGCGTCGGCTTGTCGGTGGTGAACACTCCCGGAACGATCGACTCGGGCTACCGCGGCGAGATCCGGGTGTGCCTGGTCAACCACGACCCGCGCGAGAAGATCGTGCTGTCCCGGGGCGACCGGATCGCGCAGCTCGTCGTGCAGCGCGTCGAGCACGCCGACTTCGTCGAGGTGGCCGAACTGGGCGAGACTGAACGCGGCGCCGGAGGTTACGGCTCGACCGGCGGGCACGCCACACTGGTACCCGGCGCCGGAGACACCGGCGCGGGCACCGGGGAAGGAACGGAACGATAGTGGGGATTTTCGGACGCAAGCGCCGGTCCGGCGGGGACGAGACCGGGGGCGTCACCTCCGAGGACGCCGAGCGCGACGTCGACACCGCCGGCGAAGCCGACGACGTCCTCGACGACGCCTTCGACGACCAGCTTTCGGCGACGCCGGACGGCCCCTTCGACGTCGCCGACGCCGAGGAGGACGGCATCCCTCGGATCGACCTCGGCTCGGTCAAGGTGCCGGTGCCCGACGGGTCGCAGGTGCAGGTCGAGATGGACCCGGACGAGGGCGGCGTGCGCGCGGTGCACGTCGTGACCGAGATCGGGCAGATCACCGTGAGCGCGTACGCCGCGCCCAAGTCCGGCGGGCTGTGGCGCGAGGTCAGCGACGAGCTCGCCGACCAGCTGCGGACCGACGGGGCGAAGGTCAACGTCGGGCGCGGCGAATGGGGCATGGAGCTTTCCGCCATCGTCGGCGACGTGGCGCTGCGGTTCGTCGGGGTCGACGGGCCCCGGTGGATGCTGCGCGGGGTGATCGCCGGGCCGCAGTCGACGGCGGCACAGGCGCCGGAGGTGCTGCGGGCGATCGTGCGGGCGACGGTGGTGGACCGGGGGAATTCGCCGATGCCGGTGCGGACTCCGCTGCCGATCACGTTGCCGGAAGCGGTCGCGCAGCACATCGCCGAACAGCAGGGCTGACCGCCGCTTCCCCCGTTCCCCGTACCCCGTCCGTGAAGGGCCCCTTGAGGGAATCAGATTCCCTCAAGGGGCCCTTCACGGACTGGCTCGGCGGTCAAAGCGCGCAGGTAGGCCAGCACAGTCGCCCGGCCGAGCGATTCCGGGTCCGTCCCCATCGCGGCGAGCGTCGTCTCGCCGTATTCGCCTCGGGGGAGTGCACCCGCCCAGGCCCGGGCCACCGCGGCCGGATGGATCGGGTCGTCGGTGCACGCACCGATTCCGGCCGGGACATCCAGACCGCGCAGCAGCGCGAGCTCGGGGGCTGGTCGTCGTGCGGCGACGCGCAAGCCGGCGGCCAGTCCATCGCCGTGCCCGCGCCACGCGCGGCTCAGTTCCGCGGCGAGCCAGGGCGGGCTGCCCGCTTCGGCTTGCGCGATCGCCGCGTCGACGCCCTTCTCGGCCACCAGATCGGCGGTGAGCGTCGCGGCAAGCGCTGCGGGTGCTGGTCCGGGCTCGCCGTTCCAGGCGGGGAGGGCGGCCAGCAGACCGGCGCAACGGCCGGGATTCGCGACCGCCCATTCGGCGGCCAGGTGCGCGCCGAAAGAGATCCCGCCCACGAGGAGGGTCCCGTATTGGTCCGCCAGACGGTCCAGTTCGGCGAGAAAGCCGTCCACTACGGCGGCGCCGGGGAGCGGCTTTGGCGTGGTCAGAGGCAGGCCCAGGGCGGCGAGCGGACCGCCGAACACCGCCCGCACGAAGACCTCGTCGGAGCCCGTTCCGGGCAGCAGGACGGCGGCGGGAGGACGGATTGCGGACGTCACGTTGCGATCTTGCCGCAAACCCGTTTCC
This sequence is a window from Amycolatopsis benzoatilytica AK 16/65. Protein-coding genes within it:
- a CDS encoding DUF3093 domain-containing protein, whose translation is MADRVNTAATGVVAHSERLYLPWWGWILPMAGAILLGVEVHLGYPSIPMWIPLGIAVPVMAALLLSLGRARVRITGGDEPELWVGDAHLPLRYVGEIKIVQGDAKRHALGRDGDPAAFVVHRGWVGPAIRLTLTDPADPTPYWLFSTRKPEKVAELLRGA
- the dut gene encoding dUTP diphosphatase, yielding MSSVQVLLQRLDPGVPPPAYARPGDAGADLVTTSDIVLGPGERGVVGTGVAIALPPGYAGFVHPRSGLAARVGLSVVNTPGTIDSGYRGEIRVCLVNHDPREKIVLSRGDRIAQLVVQRVEHADFVEVAELGETERGAGGYGSTGGHATLVPGAGDTGAGTGEGTER
- a CDS encoding DUF3710 domain-containing protein, which produces MGIFGRKRRSGGDETGGVTSEDAERDVDTAGEADDVLDDAFDDQLSATPDGPFDVADAEEDGIPRIDLGSVKVPVPDGSQVQVEMDPDEGGVRAVHVVTEIGQITVSAYAAPKSGGLWREVSDELADQLRTDGAKVNVGRGEWGMELSAIVGDVALRFVGVDGPRWMLRGVIAGPQSTAAQAPEVLRAIVRATVVDRGNSPMPVRTPLPITLPEAVAQHIAEQQG